In Hoeflea ulvae, one genomic interval encodes:
- a CDS encoding NAD(P)-dependent oxidoreductase encodes MTVSETSDVKANRLSSADYADNFSDIHPPLTPHEAIVEADRCYFCYDAPCMTACPTSIDIPLFIRNIQAGNPIGSAKTIFSENIMGGMCARVCPTETLCEEVCVREIAEGKPVKIGLLQRHATDTFMEREQPHPFTRAASTGKKIAVIGAGPAGLSCAHRLATHGHDVTVYEAREKAGGLNEYGIASYKTTNDFAQDEVEFILQIGGITIENGKALGRDVNLEQLTAEFDAVFLGLGLPGVNALGLEGETASGVVDAVDFIGVLRQAEDLSLLEVGRRIVVIGGGMTAIDAAIQSKLLGAEEVTIAYRRGQEHMNASLYEQELAQTHGVVIRHWVMPSSLHVADGSVTGITLEKTRLDAAGKLSGTGELVTLQADQVFKAIGQTPDAGPLAGLPIELEKGRIRTAADRRTSHPKIWAGGDCIIGGEDLTVVSVEDGKIAAESIHKALMA; translated from the coding sequence ATGACAGTATCCGAGACGAGCGACGTAAAGGCCAACCGTCTTTCCAGCGCCGATTATGCCGACAATTTTTCCGATATCCATCCGCCGCTGACGCCGCACGAGGCGATCGTCGAGGCTGACCGGTGCTATTTCTGCTATGACGCGCCCTGCATGACGGCCTGTCCGACCTCGATCGACATTCCGCTGTTCATCCGCAACATCCAGGCCGGCAACCCGATCGGCTCGGCCAAGACCATTTTCTCGGAAAACATCATGGGCGGCATGTGCGCCCGGGTCTGTCCGACCGAAACCCTGTGTGAAGAGGTCTGCGTGCGCGAGATCGCCGAGGGGAAGCCGGTCAAGATCGGCCTGCTGCAGCGCCACGCCACCGACACCTTCATGGAGCGCGAGCAACCGCATCCCTTCACCCGCGCCGCTTCCACCGGCAAGAAAATAGCCGTCATCGGCGCCGGCCCGGCAGGTCTCTCCTGCGCCCATCGGCTCGCCACCCATGGCCATGATGTTACCGTCTACGAAGCCCGGGAAAAAGCTGGCGGCCTCAACGAATATGGCATCGCATCCTACAAGACGACCAATGATTTTGCCCAGGACGAGGTCGAATTCATCCTGCAGATCGGCGGCATCACCATCGAGAACGGCAAGGCGCTGGGCCGGGATGTCAATCTCGAGCAGCTGACCGCCGAATTCGACGCGGTGTTTCTCGGCCTCGGCCTGCCCGGCGTCAACGCGCTGGGGCTTGAAGGCGAAACCGCCAGCGGCGTTGTCGACGCGGTCGATTTCATCGGCGTGCTGCGCCAGGCCGAAGATCTGTCGCTGCTGGAAGTCGGACGCCGCATTGTCGTCATCGGCGGCGGCATGACCGCCATCGATGCGGCCATCCAGTCAAAGCTGCTCGGCGCCGAGGAAGTCACCATCGCCTATCGCCGCGGCCAGGAGCACATGAATGCCTCGCTTTACGAGCAGGAACTGGCCCAGACCCATGGTGTCGTCATCCGCCACTGGGTGATGCCCAGCAGCCTGCACGTCGCCGACGGATCAGTGACCGGGATCACTTTGGAAAAGACCCGGCTGGACGCCGCTGGCAAACTGAGCGGCACGGGAGAGCTGGTCACACTTCAAGCCGATCAGGTGTTCAAGGCCATCGGCCAGACACCGGACGCGGGACCGCTGGCGGGCTTGCCGATCGAGCTGGAAAAAGGCCGGATCCGCACCGCTGCCGACCGCCGCACCTCGCATCCGAAAATCTGGGCCGGGGGTGACTGCATCATCGGTGGCGAAGACCTCACCGTGGTCTCGGTCGAAGACGGCAAGATCGCCGCCGAAAGCATTCACAAAGCCCTGATGGCTTGA
- the preA gene encoding NAD-dependent dihydropyrimidine dehydrogenase subunit PreA, with amino-acid sequence MADLSTNFLGIKSPNPFWLASAPPTDKAYNVERAFEAGWGGVVWKTLGEAGPPVVNVNGPRYGAIWGPDRRLLGLNNIELITDRDLEINLREIAEVKRRWPDRAMIVSIMVPCEEQSWKAILPRVEATGADGIELNFGCPHGMSERGMGAAVGQVPEYIQMVAEWCKHYSSMPVIVKLTPNITDIRYPARAAKAGGADAVSLINTISSIVSVDLDNFAPVPTIDGKGSHGGYCGPAVKPIALNMVAEIARDAETRGLPISGIGGIQTWRDAAEYIALGCGTVQVCTAAMTYGFKIVEEMTQGLSDWMDEKGYATLADFQGRAVPNVTDWQYLNLNYITKARIDQDLCIKCGRCHIACEDTSHQAITAMVDGVRHFEVMDDECVGCNLCVNVCPVDDCITMIEMTEGSDPRTGRPIDHDYANWTTHPNNPMAKQAAE; translated from the coding sequence ATGGCTGACCTTTCCACCAATTTTCTCGGTATCAAATCACCCAATCCCTTCTGGCTCGCATCCGCGCCGCCGACCGACAAGGCCTACAATGTCGAGCGCGCCTTCGAGGCCGGCTGGGGCGGCGTGGTCTGGAAAACCCTTGGCGAGGCCGGCCCGCCGGTCGTCAATGTCAACGGACCGCGCTATGGCGCCATCTGGGGCCCTGACCGCCGGTTGCTCGGTCTCAACAATATCGAGCTGATCACCGACCGCGACCTCGAAATCAACCTGCGCGAGATTGCCGAGGTCAAGCGGCGCTGGCCCGACCGGGCGATGATCGTCTCGATCATGGTGCCCTGCGAGGAGCAAAGCTGGAAGGCGATCCTGCCGCGTGTCGAGGCCACAGGTGCCGACGGCATCGAGCTCAATTTCGGCTGCCCGCACGGCATGAGCGAGCGCGGCATGGGCGCTGCGGTCGGCCAGGTGCCGGAATATATCCAGATGGTGGCCGAATGGTGCAAGCACTATTCCAGCATGCCGGTGATCGTGAAGCTGACGCCGAACATCACCGACATCCGCTATCCGGCACGCGCTGCCAAGGCCGGCGGCGCCGATGCGGTCTCGCTGATCAACACCATCTCATCCATCGTCTCGGTCGATCTCGACAATTTCGCGCCAGTGCCGACGATTGACGGCAAGGGCTCGCATGGCGGTTATTGCGGCCCGGCTGTCAAGCCGATCGCGCTCAACATGGTCGCCGAAATCGCCCGCGATGCCGAGACCCGTGGGCTGCCGATCTCCGGCATTGGCGGGATCCAGACCTGGCGCGACGCGGCGGAATATATTGCGCTGGGCTGCGGCACGGTTCAGGTCTGCACCGCGGCGATGACCTACGGGTTCAAGATCGTCGAGGAAATGACGCAAGGCCTGTCCGACTGGATGGACGAGAAGGGCTACGCCACGCTGGCCGACTTCCAGGGGCGCGCCGTGCCCAACGTCACCGACTGGCAATATCTCAATCTCAACTACATCACCAAGGCCCGGATCGATCAGGATCTGTGCATCAAATGCGGCCGCTGCCACATCGCCTGCGAGGACACCTCGCACCAGGCGATTACCGCCATGGTCGATGGCGTGCGGCATTTCGAGGTGATGGACGACGAATGCGTCGGCTGCAATCTCTGCGTCAATGTCTGCCCGGTCGATGACTGCATCACCATGATCGAGATGACCGAAGGCTCGGATCCGCGCACCGGTCGGCCGATCGACCATGATTACGCCAACTGGACCACCCATCCCAACAATCCGATGGCGAAGCAAGCCGCGGAATAG
- a CDS encoding DUF2799 domain-containing protein, which translates to MRLHTALILLACLVLTSCQTMSKEECAVADWRVVGEQDGAAGYNPQDRFAGHVKACTKAGVAADQTLWYQGYQKGLPRYCTPLNGLSVGSQGKTYANVCPLDLEPGFREGYDLGRLQHRKRSEISTLESRISAIERDIRADEDLIRDRKEDRRTIERRIDDNRWKIRDLERDIGRLQSDLRRINEDMEDLRYSYAARG; encoded by the coding sequence ATGAGACTTCACACAGCCTTGATATTGCTTGCCTGCCTGGTTCTGACATCGTGCCAGACGATGTCGAAGGAAGAATGTGCTGTTGCCGACTGGCGCGTGGTCGGCGAACAAGACGGCGCTGCCGGTTACAATCCGCAGGATCGTTTTGCCGGGCACGTCAAGGCCTGCACCAAGGCCGGCGTCGCCGCTGACCAGACGCTGTGGTATCAGGGCTATCAGAAGGGCCTGCCGCGCTATTGCACGCCGCTCAATGGTCTGAGCGTCGGCAGCCAGGGAAAGACCTACGCCAATGTCTGCCCGCTCGATCTCGAACCGGGTTTCCGCGAGGGCTATGATCTCGGGCGTCTCCAGCATCGCAAGCGAAGCGAGATCAGCACGCTGGAATCGCGCATCAGCGCCATCGAACGCGACATTCGCGCCGACGAGGACCTGATCCGCGACCGCAAGGAAGACCGGCGCACCATCGAACGCCGGATCGACGACAACCGCTGGAAGATCCGCGATCTGGAGCGCGATATCGGCCGGTTGCAGTCCGATCTGCGCCGCATCAATGAAGACATGGAGGACCTCCGCTACAGCTATGCGGCGCGCGGGTAG
- a CDS encoding helix-turn-helix transcriptional regulator, which translates to MRSFDRLTTLMERFSLQVRPSRPETATLVVVADADGAPGHVWFGTAGVGSGFASTDLLFCAEVDWGGSANPLLAALPDRIGFDLSHDSEAASLVSLMRSELAAARCGSASVINRLGEVLIVRLLRAQIEAGSTEPGLLAGLSDPRLSRAIVAIHDGPGRPWRNEDLAGIAGLSLSRFSETFLAVVGETPAAYLRRWRLILARQDLLKGDRVDAVARRYGYDSAEGFARAFKRCYGLNPVSLRTRPSATLSRTEVPAL; encoded by the coding sequence ATGCGGTCTTTTGATCGACTGACAACGCTGATGGAACGGTTCAGCCTGCAGGTCAGGCCCTCGCGGCCGGAGACGGCGACGCTGGTGGTTGTGGCCGATGCGGATGGCGCCCCGGGGCATGTCTGGTTCGGCACGGCCGGGGTCGGGTCGGGGTTTGCGAGCACTGATCTGCTGTTTTGCGCAGAGGTCGATTGGGGCGGCAGCGCCAATCCGCTGCTGGCGGCCTTGCCTGACAGGATCGGCTTCGACCTTTCCCACGACAGCGAGGCTGCGAGCCTGGTCAGCCTGATGCGTTCGGAACTGGCGGCGGCGCGATGCGGTTCCGCATCGGTGATCAACCGGCTTGGGGAGGTGCTGATCGTACGTCTGCTGCGCGCCCAGATCGAGGCCGGTTCGACCGAGCCCGGACTGCTTGCCGGCCTGTCCGATCCGCGGCTCAGCCGCGCCATTGTTGCCATTCATGACGGTCCCGGACGGCCCTGGCGAAACGAGGATCTGGCAGGCATTGCCGGTCTGTCGCTGAGCCGGTTTTCTGAAACATTTTTGGCTGTGGTGGGCGAGACGCCGGCGGCCTATCTGCGCAGGTGGCGGCTCATCCTGGCGCGGCAGGATCTGCTCAAGGGCGACCGTGTCGACGCGGTGGCGCGGCGCTATGGCTATGATTCCGCCGAAGGCTTTGCCCGCGCGTTCAAACGCTGCTACGGCCTTAACCCGGTTTCGCTGCGCACCCGTCCGTCAGCAACGTTGTCCCGCACAGAGGTTCCGGCCTTGTGA
- a CDS encoding peroxiredoxin-like family protein yields the protein MLMPRQKTPDLNVPTLDHGAFDLTSDASERGTIICFYRGLHCPICANYLTEFQKRVADFAERGVATIAISSDGEDRTRQMAEKIGADTLRFGYDLPLAKAREWGLYISTSRGTTSIGIEEPALFSEPGLFMVTPQQTLFYGSVQTMPFVRPHFSELVGALDFAIKNDYPARGEYTGAV from the coding sequence ATGCTGATGCCACGCCAGAAAACACCCGATCTCAATGTGCCGACCCTCGATCACGGCGCTTTCGACCTGACTTCCGATGCGTCGGAACGCGGAACCATCATCTGCTTTTACCGTGGCCTGCACTGCCCGATCTGCGCCAATTACCTTACCGAGTTTCAAAAGCGGGTCGCCGATTTCGCCGAACGCGGCGTGGCAACCATCGCCATCAGTTCCGACGGCGAAGACCGGACACGCCAGATGGCCGAGAAGATCGGCGCCGACACCCTGCGCTTCGGCTATGACCTGCCGCTGGCCAAGGCCCGCGAATGGGGTCTCTATATCTCGACATCGCGCGGCACCACCTCGATCGGCATCGAGGAGCCAGCCTTGTTCTCCGAACCCGGCCTGTTCATGGTGACGCCGCAGCAGACGCTGTTCTACGGCTCGGTCCAGACCATGCCCTTCGTCCGCCCGCATTTTTCCGAACTGGTCGGCGCGCTCGATTTCGCCATCAAGAACGATTACCCGGCCCGCGGCGAATACACCGGCGCCGTATGA
- the arsH gene encoding arsenical resistance protein ArsH, whose amino-acid sequence MTDEMPNIDRASLHLPETGKLVLPGEPDHKPRVLMLCGSLRTRSYSRFLTQEAKRVLEALGAEVRIYDPAGLPLVSDDAESHPKVTELRELSLWSEAHVWCSPERHGAMTGVMKTQIDWLPLAPIGGVRPTQGRTLALMQVCGGSQSFNTLNQMRILGRWMRMITIPNQSSVPKAFAEFDESGRMQPSPYYNRMVDVMEELMKFTLLTRGRAEYLVDRYSERVESAEALSLRVNQRSI is encoded by the coding sequence ATGACCGATGAAATGCCCAATATCGACCGCGCCAGCCTGCACCTGCCTGAGACCGGGAAACTGGTCTTGCCCGGCGAGCCGGATCACAAGCCGCGCGTGCTGATGCTCTGCGGATCATTGCGCACCCGGTCCTATTCGCGGTTTCTGACCCAGGAGGCCAAACGCGTGCTTGAGGCGCTGGGCGCCGAGGTCAGGATCTATGACCCGGCCGGCCTGCCGCTGGTGTCCGATGATGCGGAAAGCCACCCCAAGGTCACTGAATTGCGCGAGCTGTCGCTCTGGTCTGAAGCCCATGTCTGGTGTTCGCCCGAACGTCACGGCGCCATGACCGGCGTGATGAAGACCCAGATCGACTGGCTTCCCCTGGCACCGATCGGCGGGGTGCGCCCGACCCAGGGACGGACGCTGGCGCTGATGCAGGTCTGCGGCGGATCACAGAGCTTCAACACGCTCAACCAGATGCGGATTCTGGGCCGCTGGATGCGGATGATCACCATCCCCAACCAGTCATCGGTTCCCAAGGCCTTTGCGGAGTTTGACGAGAGCGGCCGCATGCAGCCATCACCGTATTACAACCGCATGGTCGATGTCATGGAAGAGCTGATGAAGTTCACGCTGCTCACCCGGGGGCGGGCGGAATATCTGGTCGATCGCTACTCGGAGCGGGTGGAGAGCGCCGAAGCGCTCTCCCTGCGGGTCAATCAGCGCTCGATCTAG
- the arsC gene encoding arsenate reductase (glutaredoxin) (This arsenate reductase requires both glutathione and glutaredoxin to convert arsenate to arsenite, after which the efflux transporter formed by ArsA and ArsB can extrude the arsenite from the cell, providing resistance.), which produces MSIVIHHNPGCGTSRNVLEIIRAFAGEPVVVEYLQTGWTRPQLQGLFAAAGLTPRSALRVSKSPAEELGLTDPAVSDEAILDAMLEHPVLVNRPIVCTPKGVALCRPSEAVFALLDVAPGTTHTKEDGEVITAP; this is translated from the coding sequence ATGAGCATTGTCATCCACCACAATCCCGGTTGCGGCACATCCCGCAATGTTCTCGAGATCATCCGGGCCTTTGCCGGGGAGCCGGTCGTTGTCGAATATCTTCAAACCGGCTGGACCCGGCCGCAATTGCAGGGGCTGTTTGCTGCAGCAGGCCTGACCCCGCGCAGCGCGCTTCGGGTGTCGAAATCGCCTGCCGAGGAGCTAGGTCTGACCGATCCCGCTGTTAGCGATGAGGCGATCCTTGACGCGATGCTCGAGCATCCGGTGCTGGTCAACCGGCCGATTGTCTGCACGCCAAAGGGCGTGGCGCTGTGCCGGCCTTCGGAAGCTGTCTTCGCGCTGCTCGATGTGGCGCCGGGCACCACCCATACCAAGGAAGACGGAGAGGTGATCACCGCGCCATGA
- a CDS encoding SDR family oxidoreductase, with amino-acid sequence MSIDLTGKTALITGASRGIGEAASRILAGYGANVVLAARSTRDTARIAAEIGDKAIAVTCDVAQYIDVENAVKLAVDSFGGLDFLVNNAGVIDPIARIEDSDPEAWDQVVDINFKGVYHGLRAAIPVMKKRGGGVIINISSGAATGALEGWSHYCATKAGVLSLTRCAHAECAADNIRVVGLSPGTVATDMQRSIRDSGVNAVSQMDWSMHISPDWVGEAIAWLTTDAARSYDGDDFSLKTEEARRAVGLIS; translated from the coding sequence ATGAGCATTGACTTGACCGGCAAGACAGCCCTGATCACCGGCGCCAGCCGCGGCATCGGCGAGGCAGCCAGCCGCATTCTGGCCGGATACGGCGCCAATGTCGTTCTGGCAGCGCGCTCCACCCGCGACACCGCCCGGATCGCCGCCGAGATCGGCGACAAGGCAATCGCGGTGACCTGCGACGTGGCCCAATATATCGACGTCGAAAATGCGGTCAAACTGGCCGTCGACAGCTTTGGCGGCCTGGATTTCCTGGTCAACAATGCCGGCGTCATCGATCCCATCGCCCGCATCGAGGACTCTGATCCGGAAGCCTGGGACCAGGTTGTCGACATCAATTTCAAGGGCGTCTATCATGGCCTGCGCGCCGCCATCCCGGTGATGAAAAAGCGCGGCGGCGGCGTCATCATCAACATCTCCTCAGGGGCTGCCACGGGCGCGCTCGAAGGCTGGAGCCATTACTGCGCCACCAAGGCGGGCGTCTTGTCGTTGACCAGATGCGCCCATGCGGAATGCGCCGCCGACAATATCCGCGTCGTCGGCCTGTCGCCGGGAACCGTGGCCACCGACATGCAGCGCTCGATCAGGGATTCCGGCGTCAATGCGGTCAGCCAGATGGACTGGTCGATGCACATCTCGCCCGACTGGGTCGGCGAAGCCATCGCCTGGCTCACCACCGATGCGGCACGCAGCTATGACGGCGATGATTTCTCGCTCAAGACCGAAGAAGCCCGCCGCGCGGTCGGACTGATCAGCTAA
- a CDS encoding TetR family transcriptional regulator C-terminal domain-containing protein: MSEGRTAQGQKARATETQRKTRIQMENEARILDAALEEFSAHGFRGATIDRIADHAGMSKPNLLYYFRRKQDMYEALIARLLDTWLEPLRELDAVGDPLPELQSYIRRKLEMARDFPRESRLFANEILQGAPRIKRLLESELKPLVDEKADILRGWMKSGQINPVDPLHLIFSIWSTTQHYADFDAQVRVILGPDRGAEGRFEDAARYLETLFLDGLRPQSSGGESPRIRRL; encoded by the coding sequence ATGAGCGAAGGCAGAACAGCGCAGGGCCAGAAGGCACGGGCCACCGAAACCCAGCGCAAGACGCGCATTCAGATGGAGAACGAGGCCCGCATCCTCGATGCGGCGCTCGAGGAGTTTTCCGCGCACGGATTTCGTGGGGCGACCATCGACCGGATCGCCGATCATGCAGGCATGTCCAAACCCAATCTGCTGTATTATTTCCGCCGCAAGCAGGACATGTACGAGGCGCTGATCGCCCGCCTGCTCGACACCTGGCTGGAGCCGCTGCGCGAACTTGACGCGGTGGGCGACCCGCTGCCGGAATTGCAGTCCTATATTCGCCGCAAGCTCGAAATGGCGCGCGACTTTCCCCGCGAAAGCCGGTTGTTCGCCAATGAAATCCTGCAGGGCGCGCCGCGTATCAAGCGTCTGCTGGAAAGCGAACTCAAGCCGCTGGTCGATGAAAAGGCCGACATCCTGCGCGGCTGGATGAAATCCGGGCAGATCAATCCGGTCGATCCGCTGCACCTGATCTTCTCGATCTGGTCAACCACCCAGCATTATGCCGATTTTGACGCCCAGGTCCGGGTCATCCTCGGGCCCGACCGTGGCGCGGAAGGCCGTTTCGAGGACGCCGCGCGCTATCTCGAGACGCTGTTTCTCGATGGTTTGCGGCCGCAGTCCTCAGGCGGCGAGAGCCCGCGCATCCGCCGCCTGTAG
- a CDS encoding aspartate aminotransferase family protein, which yields MSNRLNTTPNDLRAFWMPFTANRQFKQNPRMLVGAKDMHFTSSDGRQILDGTAGLWCVNAGHCRPKITEAIAQQAGELDYAPAFQMGHPKAFELANRLVDIAPEGMNHVLFTNSGSESVETALKVALAYQRAKGHGSRTRLIGRERGYHGVNFGGISVGGIVSNRKMFGTLLTGVDHMPHTHLPAQNAFTKGQPEHGGDLASELERIVTLHDASTIAAVIVEPVAGSTGVLIPPKGYLKKLREICTVHGILLIFDEVITGFGRLGSPFAAQHYDVMPDMITSAKGLTNGVIPMGAVFVTSEIHDAFMQGPEHLIEFFHGYTYSGNPIASAAALATLDTYKEEGLLTRAAEISPYWEEQLHSLKDCPHVIDIRNTGLIGAIELDPIAGEPTKRAFSAFLKAYDDGLLIRTTGDIIALSPPLIISKDQIDELFEKLRKVLEGIA from the coding sequence TTGTCAAACCGGCTCAACACCACTCCCAACGACCTGCGTGCGTTCTGGATGCCGTTTACCGCCAACCGCCAGTTCAAGCAGAACCCGCGCATGCTGGTCGGCGCCAAGGACATGCATTTCACGTCTTCCGATGGTCGCCAGATCCTCGACGGCACCGCGGGCCTGTGGTGCGTCAACGCCGGCCATTGCCGTCCGAAGATCACCGAGGCGATCGCGCAGCAGGCCGGCGAGCTGGATTATGCACCGGCCTTCCAGATGGGACACCCCAAGGCCTTCGAGCTCGCCAACCGGCTGGTCGACATCGCGCCCGAGGGCATGAACCATGTACTGTTCACCAATTCCGGGTCGGAATCGGTCGAAACCGCGCTGAAGGTTGCGCTCGCCTATCAGCGCGCGAAGGGTCACGGATCCCGCACCCGGCTGATCGGCCGCGAGCGCGGCTATCATGGCGTCAATTTCGGCGGCATTTCCGTTGGCGGCATCGTCTCCAACCGCAAGATGTTCGGCACGCTGCTGACCGGCGTCGATCATATGCCGCACACCCATCTGCCCGCGCAGAATGCCTTCACCAAGGGCCAGCCCGAGCATGGCGGCGACCTGGCGAGCGAGCTCGAGCGCATCGTCACGCTGCATGACGCCTCGACCATCGCCGCTGTCATCGTCGAGCCGGTCGCCGGCTCCACCGGCGTGCTGATCCCGCCCAAGGGCTATCTCAAGAAACTGCGCGAGATCTGCACCGTGCACGGCATCCTGCTGATCTTCGATGAGGTCATCACCGGCTTTGGCCGCCTTGGCTCGCCTTTTGCCGCCCAGCATTACGATGTCATGCCGGACATGATCACATCCGCCAAGGGACTGACCAATGGCGTCATCCCGATGGGTGCAGTCTTCGTGACCTCGGAGATCCACGACGCCTTCATGCAGGGCCCCGAGCACCTGATCGAGTTCTTCCACGGCTACACCTATTCCGGCAACCCGATAGCCTCGGCCGCAGCCCTCGCCACGCTCGACACCTACAAGGAAGAAGGCCTGCTGACCCGCGCCGCCGAAATCTCGCCCTACTGGGAAGAGCAGCTGCATTCACTGAAGGATTGCCCGCACGTCATCGACATCCGCAACACCGGCCTGATCGGCGCCATCGAGCTCGACCCTATTGCCGGCGAGCCGACCAAACGCGCCTTCTCGGCCTTCCTCAAGGCCTATGATGACGGCTTGCTGATCCGAACCACCGGCGACATCATTGCGCTGTCGCCGCCGCTGATCATCTCGAAGGATCAGATCGACGAATTGTTTGAAAAACTGCGTAAAGTCCTCGAAGGGATTGCCTGA
- a CDS encoding CoA-acylating methylmalonate-semialdehyde dehydrogenase encodes MQIIENAIDGKLTISASDRRSPVFNPATGEQIAELPLSTVEEINAAVASAKAAQPAWGNMPPLKRARYMFKFKELLDRHAGDIAREISREHGKTHDDALGEVTRGIEVVEFACGIPNLLKGDFSRNVGPGIDSIADRQPLGVVAGITPFNFPAMVPMWMYPMAIACGNTFILKPSERDPSAPMLAWKLFQEAGFPDGILNVVHGDKLAVDTLLDHPDVKAISFVGSTPIAEYVYSRGTANGKRVQALGGAKNHMVIMPDADMDQAADALMGAGYGSAGERCMAISVAVPVGEKTADALVAKLKPRVEALKIGPATDEAAEMGPVVTKQHQEKVLGYIDQGVSQGAELVVDGRGFSLQGYENGYFVGGTLFDRVTTDMTIYKEEIFGPVLSVVRAGTFDDAVKMINDHEYGNGTAIFTRDGDAARAFSDSIEVGMVGINVPIPVPVAYHSFGGWKRSLFGDHSIYGPEGVRFYTRLKTITSRWPNGIKSGAVFNFPS; translated from the coding sequence ATGCAGATCATTGAGAACGCCATTGATGGCAAACTGACAATTTCCGCGTCGGACCGCCGTTCTCCGGTGTTCAACCCGGCCACCGGCGAACAGATCGCCGAGCTGCCGCTGTCGACGGTTGAGGAAATCAACGCGGCCGTGGCCTCCGCCAAGGCGGCGCAGCCGGCCTGGGGCAACATGCCGCCTCTCAAGCGCGCCCGCTATATGTTCAAGTTCAAGGAACTGCTCGACCGCCATGCCGGCGACATCGCCCGCGAGATTTCGCGCGAACACGGCAAGACCCATGATGATGCGCTGGGTGAAGTCACCCGCGGCATCGAGGTGGTCGAATTCGCCTGCGGCATTCCCAATCTGCTCAAGGGCGACTTTTCCCGCAATGTCGGCCCCGGCATCGACTCCATCGCCGACCGCCAGCCGCTCGGCGTTGTCGCCGGCATCACTCCGTTCAACTTCCCGGCCATGGTGCCGATGTGGATGTATCCGATGGCGATTGCCTGCGGCAACACCTTCATCCTCAAGCCATCCGAGCGCGATCCGTCCGCACCGATGCTGGCCTGGAAATTGTTCCAGGAAGCCGGATTCCCCGATGGGATCTTGAATGTCGTCCACGGCGACAAGCTCGCCGTCGACACCCTGCTCGATCACCCCGACGTCAAGGCAATCAGCTTTGTCGGGTCCACCCCGATTGCCGAATATGTCTATTCGCGCGGCACTGCCAACGGCAAGCGCGTGCAGGCGCTTGGCGGCGCCAAGAACCACATGGTGATCATGCCCGACGCCGACATGGACCAGGCCGCCGACGCGCTGATGGGCGCGGGCTACGGCTCGGCCGGCGAACGCTGCATGGCAATCTCTGTTGCCGTTCCGGTGGGCGAAAAGACCGCCGATGCGCTGGTCGCCAAGCTCAAGCCGCGCGTCGAGGCGCTGAAGATCGGCCCGGCCACCGACGAGGCCGCTGAAATGGGTCCGGTGGTCACGAAGCAGCACCAGGAAAAGGTGCTCGGTTACATCGACCAGGGCGTCAGCCAAGGCGCGGAACTGGTCGTCGATGGCCGTGGTTTCTCGCTGCAGGGCTACGAGAACGGCTACTTCGTTGGCGGCACGCTGTTTGACCGCGTCACCACCGACATGACCATCTACAAGGAAGAAATCTTCGGACCGGTGCTCTCGGTGGTCCGTGCCGGAACCTTCGACGACGCCGTCAAGATGATCAATGACCATGAATATGGCAACGGCACCGCGATCTTCACCCGCGATGGTGACGCAGCCCGCGCCTTCTCCGATTCCATCGAGGTCGGCATGGTCGGCATCAACGTGCCGATCCCGGTTCCGGTGGCCTATCATTCCTTCGGCGGCTGGAAGCGTTCCCTGTTCGGCGATCACTCGATTTATGGCCCGGAGGGCGTGCGCTTTTACACCCGCCTGAAAACCATCACTTCGCGCTGGCCCAACGGCATCAAGTCCGGCGCCGTGTTCAATTTTCCGAGCTGA